In Xenorhabdus nematophila ATCC 19061, one DNA window encodes the following:
- the cra gene encoding catabolite repressor/activator — MKLDEIARLAGVSRTTASYVINGKAKQYRVSDKTVEKVMAVVREHNYHPNAVAAGLRAGRTRSIGLVIPDLENTSYTRIANYLERQARQRGYQLLIACSEDQSDNEMRCVEHLLQRQVDAIIVSTALPPEHPFYQRWANRSLPIIALDRALDSEHFISVVGDDFEDAKMLAQELRKFPAESVLYLGALPELSVSFLREQGFREAWQHDPRAVNYLYANSYERDAAVEVFASWLETNPVPQALYTTSFALLQGVMDTILKRSGHLPSQLVIATFGDHELLDFLECPVLSVAQRHRDVAECALELVLTSFDEKQRPAPGITRMRRHLCRRGKLSRKA; from the coding sequence GTGAAACTGGATGAGATCGCCCGCTTAGCAGGTGTTTCACGGACTACGGCCAGTTATGTTATCAATGGTAAAGCTAAACAGTATCGGGTCAGTGATAAAACAGTAGAAAAAGTGATGGCGGTAGTCAGGGAACACAATTACCATCCCAATGCTGTCGCCGCTGGTCTTCGGGCTGGCCGTACCCGTTCAATTGGTTTAGTCATACCTGATTTGGAAAATACGAGTTACACTCGCATTGCCAATTATCTTGAACGTCAGGCACGGCAACGTGGATATCAGCTCTTGATCGCATGTTCTGAAGATCAGTCTGATAATGAAATGCGTTGTGTTGAGCATCTTCTGCAACGTCAGGTTGATGCCATCATTGTTTCCACGGCTTTGCCGCCTGAACATCCTTTCTATCAGCGTTGGGCAAATCGTTCATTGCCGATCATTGCACTTGACCGTGCACTAGACAGTGAACACTTTATCAGTGTTGTCGGGGATGATTTTGAAGATGCTAAGATGCTGGCACAGGAATTGCGTAAATTTCCGGCAGAGTCTGTGCTTTATTTGGGGGCATTGCCTGAATTATCAGTCAGCTTTTTGCGTGAACAGGGCTTCCGTGAAGCATGGCAGCATGACCCACGTGCAGTGAACTATTTGTACGCGAATAGTTATGAGCGTGACGCTGCGGTTGAAGTTTTTGCTTCATGGCTGGAAACAAATCCCGTTCCTCAGGCATTGTATACCACTTCGTTTGCGTTGCTTCAGGGAGTGATGGATACCATCCTCAAGCGCAGTGGTCATTTACCGAGTCAGTTAGTCATTGCTACCTTTGGCGATCATGAATTGCTTGATTTTCTTGAATGTCCAGTTTTATCTGTAGCGCAGCGTCATCGTGATGTCGCTGAGTGTGCCCTTGAGCTGGTATTGACCAGTTTTGATGAAAAACAACGTCCAGCACCTGGAATAACCAGAATGCGCCGTCATTTATGTCGTCGTGGTAAGTTGAGCCGAAAAGCTTGA
- the mraZ gene encoding division/cell wall cluster transcriptional repressor MraZ gives MFRGATLVNLDSKGRLTVPARYRETLNEESGGHMVCTIDLHQPCLLLYTLPEWEIIEEKLSRLSSMNPAERRVQRLLLGHASECQMDNAGRLLLAHTLRQHAGLTKEVMLVGQFNKFELWDEQVWYQQVQSDIAAEQSTQEPLSARLQDLSL, from the coding sequence ATGTTTCGTGGAGCAACGCTGGTTAATCTCGATAGCAAAGGGCGGCTCACTGTACCTGCCCGATATAGGGAAACGCTGAATGAGGAATCTGGAGGTCATATGGTGTGTACTATTGATCTCCATCAGCCGTGCCTGTTGCTCTATACATTACCCGAATGGGAAATCATCGAAGAAAAGTTATCTCGCTTATCCAGCATGAATCCTGCCGAACGTCGCGTTCAACGTTTGTTATTGGGACACGCCAGTGAATGTCAAATGGACAATGCAGGGCGTCTTTTGTTAGCTCATACACTGCGTCAGCACGCAGGGTTAACAAAAGAAGTCATGCTGGTTGGGCAATTTAATAAATTTGAATTGTGGGATGAACAAGTTTGGTATCAGCAAGTACAAAGTGACATCGCGGCTGAACAGTCCACACAAGAACCTTTATCAGCAAGGCTACAGGATTTATCACTATAA
- the rsmH gene encoding 16S rRNA (cytosine(1402)-N(4))-methyltransferase RsmH translates to MANSHFKHTSVLLDEAVNGLNIQEDGIYIDGTFGRGGHSRLILSKLGPNGRLMAIDRDPQAIEASKAITDERFSITHGPFSELATYVEDADLVGKINGVLLDLGVSSPQLDDPERGFSFMRDGPLDMRMDPTRGQSASEWLMKAEEEDIAWVLKTFGEERFAKRIARAIVARSQEQPMTRTRELAELIAQASPIKEKHKHPATRSFQAIRIYINSELEEIERALDGALRVLAPQGRLSVISFHSLEDRIVKRFIRQNSQGPQVPAGLPLTEAQLKAMGGRSLKFIGKMKPSGDEVATNPRARSSVLRFAEKADE, encoded by the coding sequence ATGGCAAATAGTCATTTCAAACATACCAGTGTATTACTGGATGAAGCAGTCAACGGACTGAATATTCAAGAAGACGGCATTTATATAGATGGAACATTCGGACGAGGAGGTCATTCTCGTCTGATTTTATCTAAATTAGGGCCAAATGGGCGTTTGATGGCGATTGATCGTGATCCGCAAGCCATTGAAGCTTCAAAGGCCATTACAGACGAACGTTTTTCTATCACACACGGGCCATTTTCTGAATTGGCAACGTATGTAGAAGACGCGGATCTGGTTGGGAAAATTAATGGTGTATTGCTGGATTTGGGGGTTTCTTCCCCACAATTGGATGATCCTGAACGCGGCTTTTCATTTATGCGTGACGGGCCATTGGATATGCGGATGGACCCTACACGCGGGCAATCTGCTTCAGAATGGCTGATGAAAGCGGAAGAAGAAGATATTGCCTGGGTGCTGAAAACATTTGGCGAAGAACGTTTTGCCAAGCGTATCGCAAGGGCCATCGTGGCGCGCAGTCAGGAACAACCGATGACGCGGACGCGGGAACTGGCAGAGCTTATTGCTCAGGCAAGTCCTATAAAAGAAAAACATAAACATCCGGCAACACGCAGCTTTCAGGCTATCAGGATTTACATAAACAGTGAACTGGAAGAGATAGAACGTGCATTGGATGGTGCCTTGCGCGTTCTGGCACCACAGGGGCGATTATCTGTCATCAGTTTCCATTCGTTGGAAGATCGCATAGTGAAACGCTTTATTCGACAAAACAGTCAAGGGCCACAAGTTCCGGCAGGTTTGCCTCTCACAGAAGCACAACTCAAAGCGATGGGAGGGCGAAGTCTGAAATTTATTGGCAAAATGAAGCCATCAGGGGATGAAGTGGCGACAAATCCAAGAGCGAGAAGTTCGGTTTTGCGATTTGCTGAAAAGGCGGATGAATAA
- the ftsL gene encoding cell division protein FtsL, whose product MMAGERHGLVGVIGKDLIRNAKLPLILLVSVVISAISVVTVAHKTRLLTAEKERQVIQLDAQDIEWRNLLLEENALGDHSRVERIATQNLQMQHVDPAKEKIVITH is encoded by the coding sequence ATAATGGCGGGTGAACGTCATGGGTTAGTCGGGGTGATTGGCAAGGATCTCATCCGTAATGCCAAGCTTCCACTAATTTTACTGGTGTCTGTTGTCATTTCAGCCATCAGTGTTGTGACGGTCGCACATAAAACCCGTTTATTGACTGCGGAGAAAGAGCGTCAGGTCATTCAACTTGATGCTCAGGATATTGAATGGCGTAACCTGCTCCTTGAAGAGAATGCTCTGGGTGATCACAGTCGGGTTGAAAGAATTGCAACTCAAAATTTGCAGATGCAACATGTTGATCCGGCAAAAGAAAAGATTGTGATAACGCATTGA
- the murE gene encoding UDP-N-acetylmuramoyl-L-alanyl-D-glutamate--2,6-diaminopimelate ligase, with translation MADRNLRDLLALWGIDIPELPLREMTLDSRKAAAGDLFVAVQGHQTDGRKYIPQAIAQGVAAVIAEAKGKAGHGTIQKVHGVPVIYLDDLNNKLSKLAGEFYQHPGNKLKLVGVTGTNGKTTTTQLLAQWSQGFGETSAVMGTVGNGLLGMVVPSENTTGSAVDIQLDLQQLVNQKATFAAMEVSSHGLIQGRVAALPFQAVVFTNLSRDHLDYHGDMDHYENAKWMLFSNHDVKQKIINADDAVGQKWLSRLPEAVAVTMENCLPENWQGRWLLANEVHYHDKGASIAFTSCWGSGTLNSPLMGAFNVSNLLLALATLLSLEYPLEKLLATASCLEPVCGRMEVFAAEGRPTVVVDYAHTPDALEKALSAARLHCKGQLWCVFGCGGDRDKGKRPLMGGVAELGADRVIVTDDNPRSEEPHSIVADILKGFVDPGRAMTIHGRVEAVTSAVMQATEDDVILVAGKGHEDYQLVGNRRLDYSDRLTVARLLGVIA, from the coding sequence GTGGCAGATCGTAATTTACGCGATTTATTGGCTCTATGGGGTATCGATATACCGGAGCTTCCGCTGCGCGAAATGACATTGGACAGCCGTAAGGCGGCTGCCGGAGATCTGTTTGTTGCCGTTCAAGGGCATCAGACAGATGGTCGAAAATATATTCCTCAAGCCATAGCTCAAGGTGTCGCTGCGGTGATTGCAGAAGCGAAGGGAAAAGCGGGGCATGGCACGATACAGAAGGTGCATGGTGTTCCGGTTATCTATTTGGATGATTTAAATAATAAATTATCAAAACTGGCGGGTGAGTTTTACCAACATCCCGGCAATAAACTGAAATTGGTCGGTGTGACCGGAACCAACGGGAAAACGACAACAACACAATTGTTGGCGCAATGGAGCCAGGGGTTCGGAGAAACCAGCGCCGTAATGGGAACGGTGGGAAATGGCCTGCTGGGCATGGTTGTACCAAGTGAAAACACCACCGGCTCTGCGGTTGATATCCAGCTTGATCTACAACAGCTTGTTAATCAAAAAGCGACTTTTGCCGCGATGGAAGTCTCTTCGCATGGATTAATTCAGGGCAGAGTGGCTGCATTGCCGTTTCAGGCGGTTGTTTTTACCAATTTAAGCCGTGACCATCTTGATTATCACGGTGATATGGACCATTACGAAAATGCCAAATGGATGCTATTCAGCAATCATGATGTAAAACAAAAAATCATTAATGCTGATGATGCTGTAGGGCAAAAATGGTTGTCTCGTTTACCGGAAGCGGTTGCTGTGACAATGGAGAATTGCTTGCCTGAAAACTGGCAGGGACGTTGGTTATTAGCCAATGAAGTCCATTATCACGATAAAGGGGCTTCCATTGCATTCACTTCCTGTTGGGGAAGCGGAACGCTCAACAGTCCATTAATGGGTGCATTTAATGTCAGCAACTTGTTATTGGCACTGGCGACTTTGCTGTCACTGGAATATCCGCTGGAAAAATTGCTGGCAACCGCTTCTTGCCTTGAACCCGTTTGTGGACGCATGGAAGTTTTTGCTGCCGAAGGGCGTCCCACGGTTGTTGTCGATTATGCCCATACCCCTGATGCGTTGGAAAAAGCGCTGTCTGCGGCCAGACTGCATTGCAAAGGTCAACTTTGGTGTGTATTTGGCTGTGGCGGAGATCGTGACAAAGGCAAGCGGCCATTGATGGGGGGTGTAGCAGAGTTGGGCGCTGATCGGGTCATTGTGACTGATGATAATCCTCGGAGTGAAGAACCGCACAGTATTGTGGCCGATATACTGAAAGGATTTGTCGATCCGGGACGCGCAATGACAATTCACGGACGTGTTGAAGCGGTTACCAGTGCGGTTATGCAGGCAACAGAAGATGATGTCATTCTTGTGGCAGGTAAAGGTCATGAAGATTACCAGTTGGTCGGCAATCGTCGTTTAGACTATTCAGATCGCCTGACTGTTGCGCGTTTGCTGGGGGTAATCGCATGA
- the murF gene encoding UDP-N-acetylmuramoyl-tripeptide--D-alanyl-D-alanine ligase — protein sequence MIPLTVQQLSRLTEGTLYHVTEQQAAALQINTVKTDSRKIVCGGLFIALKGEKFDAHDFAADVVKQGAGALLVSRRLDIDCPQVVVKDTRLAMGKLAGWVRQQSKARVVALTGSSGKTSVKEMTAAILRQCGNTLYTAGNFNNDIGVPLTLFRLTEEHQFAVIELGANHIGEIAYTTAMTRPESALVNNLFSAHLEGFGSLAGVAKAKGEIFAGLAPEGTAIINLDSNDWGNWQHGIREQQRVWHFSVTPAAGADFYATDIVEQPLATHFCLHTPIGKIELILPLPGRHNVANALAASALAISVGASLEDICAGLSALKAVPGRLFPIHLSAGKTVLDDTYNANTGSMIAAANVLSQMSGYRVMVVGDMGELGKQAAECHREVGKAVATTNIDKVFSVGTLSSHISDASGRGQHFANKTELVAALLPLLEQHEMISILIKGSRSTAMEEVVNALKENFQC from the coding sequence ATGATCCCGCTGACAGTTCAGCAATTGTCCCGGTTAACTGAGGGAACGCTATATCACGTTACCGAACAGCAGGCTGCGGCTCTCCAAATTAATACCGTCAAAACGGATAGCCGCAAGATAGTCTGTGGTGGTTTGTTTATTGCCTTAAAAGGCGAAAAATTTGATGCCCATGATTTTGCTGCTGATGTAGTGAAACAAGGTGCAGGGGCTTTATTGGTTAGCCGTCGTCTGGATATTGATTGCCCTCAAGTTGTCGTGAAAGATACCCGTCTGGCAATGGGTAAACTGGCGGGTTGGGTTCGTCAGCAAAGTAAAGCACGTGTTGTAGCCTTGACTGGCTCATCAGGTAAAACCTCCGTAAAAGAGATGACAGCAGCAATTTTGCGCCAGTGCGGCAACACGCTTTATACCGCCGGTAATTTCAATAATGACATCGGTGTGCCATTAACCCTGTTCAGGCTGACGGAAGAACATCAATTTGCTGTGATTGAATTGGGCGCTAACCACATTGGTGAAATTGCTTATACCACTGCAATGACGCGTCCTGAAAGTGCGTTGGTGAATAATCTGTTTTCTGCCCATCTTGAAGGATTCGGTTCTTTAGCCGGAGTGGCAAAAGCAAAAGGTGAGATCTTTGCAGGCCTTGCTCCTGAAGGAACAGCCATAATCAATTTGGACAGCAATGATTGGGGCAATTGGCAGCATGGCATCCGTGAACAACAGAGAGTCTGGCATTTCTCTGTGACTCCTGCGGCTGGCGCTGATTTTTATGCGACAGACATTGTTGAACAGCCATTGGCAACGCATTTTTGTCTTCATACTCCAATTGGAAAGATCGAACTGATACTACCGTTACCAGGAAGGCACAATGTTGCCAACGCATTGGCCGCCAGTGCCCTTGCAATTTCTGTGGGTGCATCGTTGGAGGATATTTGTGCCGGATTATCGGCGTTAAAAGCAGTTCCGGGGCGTTTATTTCCAATTCATCTTTCCGCAGGAAAAACGGTGCTGGATGACACTTATAACGCGAATACCGGTTCCATGATTGCAGCGGCAAATGTGTTATCACAGATGTCTGGTTATCGTGTCATGGTGGTGGGTGATATGGGAGAACTTGGCAAGCAAGCCGCCGAATGCCACCGTGAAGTGGGAAAAGCCGTGGCAACCACAAACATCGATAAAGTCTTTAGCGTCGGTACGCTCAGTTCCCATATTAGTGATGCGAGTGGTCGGGGCCAGCATTTCGCAAACAAGACGGAATTAGTGGCAGCACTACTTCCTTTACTGGAACAACACGAAATGATTTCAATATTAATTAAAGGTTCACGCAGTACCGCAATGGAAGAGGTAGTGAACGCACTGAAGGAGAACTTCCAATGTTAG
- the mraY gene encoding phospho-N-acetylmuramoyl-pentapeptide-transferase, whose product MLVWLAEYLVQYHTGFNVFSYLTFRAIVGLLTALFIALWMGPTLIAYLQKLQIGQVVRDNGPESHFSKRGTPTMGGLLILFSITISILLWARLNNPYVWCVLVVLVGYGIVGFVDDYRKVVRKDTRGLIARWKYFWQSVLALGVAFAMYSIGKETAATQLVVPFFKEVMPQLGLLYILLAYFVIVGTSNAVNLTDGLDGLAIMPTVFVAAGFALVAWATGNVNFANYLHIPYLSYAGELVIVCTAIVGAGLGFLWFNTYPAQVFMGDVGSLALGGALGTIAVLLRQEFLLVIMGGVFVVETLSVILQVGSFKLRGQRIFRMAPIHHHYELKGWPEPRVIVRFWIISLMLVLIGLATLKVR is encoded by the coding sequence ATGTTAGTTTGGCTAGCCGAGTATCTGGTTCAGTATCACACCGGTTTTAACGTCTTTTCTTATCTGACGTTCAGAGCTATCGTCGGCTTGCTTACTGCACTGTTCATCGCATTGTGGATGGGACCAACCTTGATTGCTTATCTGCAAAAATTGCAGATTGGTCAAGTTGTACGTGATAACGGCCCGGAATCCCACTTTAGTAAACGCGGGACACCAACGATGGGCGGATTGCTGATCCTGTTCTCCATTACTATTTCTATTTTGCTGTGGGCTCGTCTGAATAATCCCTATGTCTGGTGTGTTCTGGTCGTACTGGTGGGTTATGGCATTGTCGGGTTTGTGGATGACTATCGGAAAGTTGTCCGCAAGGATACCAGAGGGCTTATTGCCCGCTGGAAATATTTCTGGCAATCCGTTCTGGCTTTAGGCGTTGCTTTTGCTATGTACAGCATTGGCAAAGAGACGGCAGCGACACAGTTGGTTGTGCCATTTTTCAAGGAAGTCATGCCACAGCTCGGGTTACTTTACATTTTGTTGGCCTATTTCGTGATCGTGGGCACCAGCAACGCGGTGAATTTAACTGATGGTCTGGATGGGTTGGCAATCATGCCTACCGTGTTTGTTGCAGCAGGATTTGCGTTAGTGGCTTGGGCTACGGGGAACGTGAATTTTGCCAATTACTTACATATCCCTTATTTAAGCTATGCCGGTGAGTTGGTCATTGTCTGTACTGCCATTGTAGGCGCCGGGTTGGGCTTCTTGTGGTTCAACACCTATCCGGCACAGGTATTCATGGGCGACGTGGGTTCACTGGCTCTGGGGGGTGCATTAGGAACTATCGCTGTTTTACTGCGTCAAGAATTCCTGCTGGTCATTATGGGCGGGGTATTTGTGGTAGAAACCCTGTCTGTCATTTTGCAGGTAGGTTCGTTCAAACTGCGTGGGCAGCGTATTTTCCGCATGGCGCCTATTCATCATCACTATGAATTGAAAGGTTGGCCGGAACCACGCGTTATTGTGCGCTTCTGGATTATTTCTTTGATGCTGGTACTGATTGGTCTGGCAACGCTCAAGGTACGTTAA
- the murD gene encoding UDP-N-acetylmuramoyl-L-alanine--D-glutamate ligase, translating to MTEYGDKKVVIVGLGLTGLSCVDFFITRGVTPRVMDTRIVPPGSDKLPEYVECHTGSLNKQWLINADLIIASPGIALATPELQAAADAGVEIIGDIELFCREATAPIVAITGSNGKSTVTTLVGEMAKEAGWQVGVGGNIGVPALELLKKSCQLYVLELSSFQLETTYSLKAAAATVLNVTEDHMVRYPEGLPQYRAAKLRIYDQAKACIVNAQDQLTLPAGGEESCYISFGVDSGDYQLDSEHQQLVVNQCPVLATRDMQLAGQHNYTNGLAALALADAVGIPREASLQALRTYSGLDHRFQVVHMRDGIRWINDSKATNVGSTQAALSGLKVEGTLYLLVGGDGKSADFTPLKPDISGNNIRLYCFGRDGDQLAQLRPEIAVLTETMEQAMREIASKLVAGDMVLLSPACASFDQFNGFEHRGHEFARLAEELG from the coding sequence ATGACTGAATACGGGGATAAGAAAGTCGTTATTGTCGGGTTAGGCCTGACAGGTCTTTCCTGCGTTGACTTTTTCATCACACGCGGTGTCACTCCGCGCGTGATGGATACCCGTATCGTGCCACCGGGCAGCGATAAGCTGCCTGAGTATGTTGAGTGTCATACCGGCAGTTTAAATAAACAATGGCTGATAAATGCTGACTTAATCATTGCCAGCCCGGGGATTGCGTTGGCAACGCCTGAATTGCAGGCTGCGGCTGATGCTGGTGTTGAAATTATCGGAGATATCGAACTGTTTTGTCGTGAGGCAACAGCACCTATTGTCGCGATAACAGGTTCAAACGGTAAAAGTACCGTGACTACATTAGTCGGAGAGATGGCAAAAGAAGCCGGATGGCAAGTTGGTGTAGGAGGAAATATTGGTGTGCCTGCACTGGAGTTACTGAAAAAATCTTGCCAATTGTATGTATTGGAGCTTTCCAGTTTTCAGCTTGAAACCACTTACAGCCTAAAAGCCGCAGCAGCCACCGTGCTGAATGTTACTGAAGACCATATGGTTCGTTATCCGGAAGGGTTGCCACAATACCGGGCTGCAAAACTACGAATTTATGATCAAGCGAAAGCCTGTATCGTGAATGCACAGGATCAACTGACTTTGCCCGCAGGCGGCGAGGAGAGTTGTTATATCAGTTTTGGCGTGGATAGCGGTGATTATCAGCTTGATAGTGAACATCAACAATTGGTTGTCAATCAATGTCCTGTATTAGCAACCCGCGACATGCAATTGGCCGGGCAACATAATTATACCAATGGCTTAGCTGCCTTGGCTTTGGCGGATGCCGTGGGCATTCCGCGTGAAGCCAGCCTTCAGGCATTGCGTACATATTCGGGGCTGGATCACCGTTTTCAGGTCGTTCATATGAGAGATGGCATCCGCTGGATCAATGACTCCAAGGCAACGAATGTTGGCAGCACTCAAGCGGCGCTCAGTGGATTGAAAGTTGAAGGTACGCTTTATCTTTTAGTCGGTGGAGATGGAAAATCGGCAGATTTTACGCCACTGAAACCCGATATATCGGGGAATAATATTCGCCTGTACTGTTTTGGTCGTGACGGGGATCAACTGGCACAATTGCGTCCTGAGATTGCAGTACTGACAGAAACCATGGAACAGGCGATGAGAGAAATTGCCTCTAAGCTGGTTGCTGGTGATATGGTGCTGTTGTCACCTGCCTGCGCGAGTTTTGATCAATTTAATGGATTTGAACACCGTGGTCATGAATTTGCCCGTTTGGCAGAGGAGTTAGGCTGA
- the ftsW gene encoding cell division protein FtsW, giving the protein MTIPGFGKFKNWLAGNVEADATDIVMYDRTLVWMILGLAVIGFVMVTSASMPVGQRLAQDPFIFAQRDAIYLVLCFFLSLITLRIPMEFWQRYSYVMLFGTMMMLIVVLFVGSSVNGASRWVAIGPLRIQPAELSKLSLFCYLSSYLVKKVEEVRNNFWGFGKPMGVMIALAILLLAQPDLGTVIVLFVTTLALLFLAGAKLWQFLAIIGCGIFAVCVLIIAEPYRIRRVTSFLNPWDDPFGSGYQLTQSLMAFGRGDFFGQGLGNSVQKLEYLPEAHTDFIFSIIAEELGYFGVVLVLAMVFFVAFRAMMIGRRALQLDQRFSGFLACAIGVWFSFQAFINVGAAAGMLPTKGLTLPLVSYGGSSLIVMSTAIVLLLRIDYEVRLTKAQAFVRSPK; this is encoded by the coding sequence ATGACCATTCCAGGCTTCGGTAAATTTAAAAATTGGCTGGCGGGAAATGTGGAAGCAGATGCCACAGATATCGTCATGTATGATCGTACCCTGGTCTGGATGATATTGGGGCTGGCTGTAATCGGTTTTGTCATGGTGACATCAGCCTCAATGCCTGTTGGTCAACGCCTTGCTCAAGATCCATTTATCTTTGCGCAACGTGATGCGATTTATTTGGTACTGTGCTTTTTCTTATCTCTGATTACACTGCGTATTCCGATGGAATTCTGGCAGCGTTACAGCTACGTGATGTTGTTTGGCACAATGATGATGTTGATTGTGGTGCTTTTTGTGGGCAGCTCAGTTAATGGTGCATCCCGTTGGGTAGCGATTGGGCCGTTGCGCATTCAGCCGGCTGAGTTATCGAAGCTCTCACTCTTTTGTTACCTTTCCAGCTATTTGGTCAAAAAAGTCGAAGAGGTGAGAAATAACTTTTGGGGCTTCGGCAAGCCAATGGGGGTCATGATTGCTCTGGCTATCCTGCTGTTGGCTCAGCCTGATTTAGGCACAGTTATTGTGTTATTTGTGACCACTTTGGCATTACTGTTTCTGGCGGGCGCAAAACTGTGGCAGTTCCTTGCCATCATCGGCTGCGGAATCTTTGCCGTTTGTGTACTGATTATTGCTGAACCTTATCGTATACGCCGGGTGACCTCTTTTCTCAATCCGTGGGATGACCCTTTCGGTAGCGGCTATCAATTAACCCAGTCGTTAATGGCATTTGGTCGTGGAGATTTTTTTGGTCAAGGATTGGGTAATTCAGTTCAGAAATTGGAATATTTGCCAGAAGCACATACGGACTTTATTTTCTCAATTATTGCAGAAGAATTGGGTTATTTCGGTGTGGTTTTAGTGTTGGCAATGGTATTCTTCGTCGCTTTCCGCGCGATGATGATTGGCCGCCGGGCATTACAACTTGATCAGCGGTTTTCTGGTTTTCTGGCCTGTGCAATTGGTGTCTGGTTCAGCTTTCAGGCATTTATCAATGTCGGTGCGGCGGCAGGTATGTTGCCAACGAAAGGATTGACATTGCCTCTGGTAAGTTACGGTGGTTCGAGTTTGATTGTGATGTCAACGGCTATCGTATTGTTATTGCGAATTGATTATGAAGTTCGCCTGACGAAAGCACAGGCGTTCGTAAGGAGCCCTAAATGA
- the murG gene encoding undecaprenyldiphospho-muramoylpentapeptide beta-N-acetylglucosaminyltransferase, with the protein MSGKNRRLMVMAGGTGGHVFPGLAVAHHLQEQGWEIRWLGTSDRMEADLVPKHGIDIEFIQISGLRGKGIKALLAAPVRIFEAIRQAKAIMRRYQPDVVLGMGGYVSGPGGIAAWLCGIPVVLHEQNGIAGLTNRWLAKIAKTVLQAFPGAFAKAPVVGNPVREDVLALPVPAQRLNGREGPVRVLIVGGSQGARILNQTMPDVAARLGDKITLWHQAGKGAQEETQKRYENSAASEFKVTEFIDDMAQAYAWADIVVCRSGALTVSEISVAGLPAIFVPFQHKDRQQYWNALPLEKAGAAKILEQSAFTAEAVAELLTQWQRPQLLEMAEKSRSVAIINATERVATALIDAVENHSGRSGSKSK; encoded by the coding sequence ATGAGTGGCAAAAACCGGCGATTAATGGTGATGGCAGGTGGTACGGGTGGTCATGTGTTTCCGGGACTGGCGGTTGCCCATCATTTGCAAGAACAAGGGTGGGAAATTCGCTGGTTGGGAACGTCGGATCGCATGGAAGCCGATTTGGTGCCAAAACATGGCATTGATATCGAATTTATTCAGATTTCAGGGTTAAGAGGCAAAGGAATCAAAGCGTTGCTTGCCGCTCCCGTAAGAATTTTTGAGGCCATTCGCCAGGCAAAAGCCATTATGCGTCGTTACCAGCCGGATGTCGTGTTGGGCATGGGCGGCTATGTTTCTGGGCCGGGTGGAATAGCCGCGTGGCTGTGTGGCATCCCGGTTGTATTACATGAACAGAATGGGATTGCCGGGTTGACAAACCGCTGGCTGGCTAAGATAGCAAAAACAGTTTTGCAGGCATTTCCGGGCGCATTCGCTAAAGCGCCAGTTGTTGGTAACCCTGTACGGGAAGATGTCTTGGCATTGCCGGTACCTGCGCAACGTTTGAACGGACGGGAAGGCCCTGTGCGGGTTCTGATTGTGGGTGGCAGCCAGGGAGCGAGGATTTTGAACCAAACTATGCCAGATGTGGCGGCTCGTTTGGGGGATAAAATCACGTTATGGCATCAGGCCGGAAAAGGTGCTCAGGAAGAAACGCAGAAAAGATATGAAAATTCAGCCGCATCTGAATTTAAAGTCACTGAATTTATTGATGACATGGCACAGGCCTATGCGTGGGCAGATATTGTAGTGTGTCGCTCTGGCGCACTGACGGTCAGTGAAATTTCTGTTGCGGGTTTACCAGCGATTTTTGTTCCGTTTCAACATAAAGATCGCCAACAGTATTGGAATGCTTTGCCATTGGAAAAAGCGGGCGCTGCGAAGATACTCGAACAGTCTGCATTTACGGCAGAGGCTGTGGCAGAACTGCTAACGCAGTGGCAACGTCCACAATTGCTGGAAATGGCAGAAAAATCACGCTCAGTTGCTATTATCAATGCAACTGAGCGTGTGGCAACAGCACTAATTGATGCTGTTGAGAATCATTCAGGCCGTTCTGGTTCTAAATCAAAGTAG